Proteins encoded by one window of Myxocyprinus asiaticus isolate MX2 ecotype Aquarium Trade chromosome 35, UBuf_Myxa_2, whole genome shotgun sequence:
- the LOC127426266 gene encoding death-inducer obliterator 1-like isoform X2 translates to MEESVSPELAQAPEPESSQDPVDTSSQEPTSVLEEVKDQKDPDYVGEDKIEDPEKSKPSREFKKTWGFRRTTIAKREVPAEMVAETPEGKSAPVRRSGRQAKRTDKLEEFLVTVKRGRGTGRRSCPSRFEGGDPPSQTPTDAETASEASFDGNAEAKTEEQKVASPGKRKRGRGRTRRAVKRKAVGDSDSDDGSSENEEEAGCEVTKESQEHVETGASVEDGKDEELKDEEQVMDVKKEEDGEEEEKCKKSKEKSPNESISRRPSRAISKDYKRDTNPKAEAKLCKEEEEEDDDESSSSSSESDSDGYDPNALYCICRQKHNKRFMICCDRCEEWFHGDCVGITEARGRLMERNGEDYVCPKCNTQKGQIPKTNASTAEAENGKRPVAGPRKTESSPDAGSTSSTSSTAIAATEEKAAGDLGIKGRIEKATNPSGKKKIKIFQPVTAAEGSSLPKCIGPGCERDALPDTVYCGNDCILRHAAAAMKTITIDGKDSKQKERGKPKKNTNKSLHKRGSGPKRRSSNQADTKESESQTDEDDDDEDKHAEEQPPPPAMSSWSSDHNYIAVTPEKTTPLSASVLNKASAIQKDKDKEDNEGVKPEKETTSADKKSPASNVAPKGGKKSPASKGIKGAAATSTPTKGKTSTAPLSSARDLRKRPPPQCKLGKSKKPGPPPPPPIPVLSPSGPPGSRHHASGALRVAKSTFTIPKKQPQTVPKESAEAGPSPISRTPPSPMSSIPSIQHPVSKPTQPPPPSAPPQPPPNNQMRSNIRRSLTDILYKRVSDSDDLSMSENEVGKLAISIEKEMFSLYMNTDNKYKNKYRSLMFNLKDPKNKGLFYRVVGSEISPFRLVRLSPEELLSKEMSDWRKTEISEGLDISGRSQPGQPKTGSRQEGAPPDVDMEEAPPMSDGDVCMPATSQSPCLASAADPQEDTRPTSVPHTSISTGKSSAMPDIFSSMLKDTTAEHRAHLFDLNCKICTGQKSADDEPPSKKNKMSVSKKPEPPVKSKLEPRSSKVPAVEPSQMSSYSGVETAVPDTMSVMEDPSSVLTVVQAPVTAAVPAVSSVTITRRDPRTAGHRSSLPVSQTVPDISVPTMPASIPVSEPVVVETKGPLPMPPPAPASVPRPVMQKPPSSQDVRHYGSNTASSASEPRPEGETALFLSGQEMMWKGLINMHTVAKFVTKAYMVSGSFEHIKEDLPDTIHIGGRISPHTVWDYVGKLKTSLSKELCLIRFHPATEEEEVAYVSLFSYFSSRKRFGVVANSNKRIKDLYLIPLSSKDPLPAKLLPFDGPGLEPARPNLLLGLLICQKDKKRPGAPLENEEKRPKTLRDDETGLPKPSIVSKFEIKQDKGLRSSLDAISTTPPGTPPPLNASESSSSVATSVFSILSNVKAPDITTSTGNNSPSSNVTAAPAVSSTPLQTILKTLFGKKKQDSDVSLSPSDQNAVEVSVPSVSLLDPIVQQFAISKGKEVEVQDDRPYDPEEEYDPTVGYGTEKTPDTTKVSAAIKPAEVSSSVVDDIAYDPEDDSIFDDVRVDPGAKKLTEQQKVLEDNKQTEEPKRQLEGHKEPINQQIPETLISQPVTSLLANSQLLQLGKKVEELVAKSSAAQIINQRRDPRQSRDPRQAAANRRQTSDSIEKEEQSPVTIDTSLQQAAVIETPSSEACTTTDTQTTQLDITVDTSVEQPPTTTDMPLSQVTAILDSQQVQPDILQPESSKPAEESKSEVVPFLNTESTITESTEVSIPLLGDKIDPELVESYMENEPEEPKIEDDPIESESKSFEEVWPNSASILKADQGSSSGQPIKSTATTYYNISTISTSSSASIHSGMPQNVIHDNSSYMDSHSSHIQHITTTNPPNIPPPMSFPPPIGPPPILGPPPLQGPPPMTVPPPMHLPPPMSGPPPMPIPPMQGPPPPLIENDPSKYPPTGSYPPYQNQWGSGSQYDAPRGPPPPNFAPRGPPSFQPMGQRCPPPQIFDNSMNSVPPQHIRPRGPLPGPPPHGPPPPNFDGQRFNGPPPPFNFSGPRGPPLPFPGPPPNHFDNRAHPPSHFPGPRGPLPPHNIGDHGQPSNISRGPGDKYDDAGSSYHQGMDKPQIPSQGPPFRGPSPNHFDGRRGPPGPTGDMSGQRFPPAIQFRGSPQHRGSFEEPRGSSSQDFERHCGPSVQQFGGPRGPPPGHFDKEAVGQPARYSYNDDNPSDVRPVRGPLLPTPPDGPIPVQGRVGGHSPDTHRDDHWRRHSPEMRRRSCSTRDGSEPHNRPSRFDGGSRDRDGPSRLSEERQRDLSEDRRRERDREGAHGGRSWGWNREHEWDRGRERDRERDRSRERERERGRSREREKEHSRERDRSRGRESERYRDGDGDKRRDRDGDGDKRRDRDGDADKRRDRDGDGDKRRDRDGDGDKRRDRDGDGDKRRDRDGDGDKRRDRDGDADKKRDRDGEGDKRRDRDRDRDRGREREQDRKDHDRDRAKNRDRERDRDRDRDSRDRRRERSRSRERERGKDRDRRDRDKDRGKEKDRDRRDRSRSKEKNNYKRERSDNWRAKSTESETAS, encoded by the exons ATGGAGGAGAGTGTGAGCCCTGAGCTGGCTCAAGCCCCAGAGCCTGAGTCCAGCCAGGATCCAGTGGATACCAGCTCACAAG AACCAACATCGGTCTTAGAAGAAGTCAAAGATCAAAAAGACCCTGATTATGTTGGTGAAGATAAAATAGAGGACCCTGAAAAATCCAAGCCCTCTCGTGAGTTTAAGAAGACTTGGGGCTTTCGTCGGACTACCATAGCTAAGAGGGAAGTCCCAGCAGAGATGGTAGCAGAGACCCCAGAGGGCAAAAGCGCCCCAGTGCGTCGCAGCGGTAGGCAGGCTAAGCGCACAGATAAACTGGAAGAGTTTCTGGTCACTGTGAAGCGTGGAAGAGGAACGGGAAGAAGGAGTTGTCCCTCACGATTTGAGGGAGGGGATCCTCCATCTCAGACCCCAACTGATGCCGAAACAGCCTCCGAAGCCAGCTTTGATGGAAATGCAGAGGCCAAAACAGAGGAACAGAAAGTTGCCTCCCCAGGAAAAAGGAAAAGGGGCCGAGGAAGGACAAGGAGAGCGGTCAAGCGTAAAGCGGTTGGTGATTCAGACAGTGATGACGGCAGCTCTGAAAACGAAGAGGAAGCTGGATGTGAAGTAACCAAAGAGTCTCAAGAACATGTTGAGACTGGGGCCAGTGTTGAAGATGGAAAGGATGAGGAATTAAAAGATGAAGAACAAGTGATGGATGTGAAGAAAGAGGAAgatggggaggaggaggagaagtgTAAGAAGAGCAAAGAGAAGTCCCCAAACGAGTCCATAAGTAGACGACCTTCCAGAGCAATCAGTAAAGACTATAAAAGAGACACTAATCCCAAAGCTGAAGCAAAGCTCTgcaaagaggaggaggaggaggatgatgatgagtcgTCGTCATCGTCCAGTGAGTCCGACAGCGACGGCTATGACCCTAATGCACTATACTGCATCTGCAGGCAGAAGCACAACAAAAG ATTCATGATCTGCTGCGATCGTTGTGAGGAGTGGTTTCATGGCGACTGTGTTGGCATCACTGAGGCACGGGGCCGACTGATGGAGAGAAATGGAGAGGACTACGTCTGTCCTAAATGCAACACACAGAAGGGGCAGATTCCCAAGACCAATGCGTCCACTGCAGAAGCAGAGAATGGCAAACGGCCAGTAGCTGGCCCTCGTAAAACAGAGTCCAGTCCTGATGCTGGCAGCACATCATCTACATCAAGCACTGCTATAGCTGCTACAGAGGAGAAAGCTGCTGGTGACCTGGGCATAAAGGGCAGGATCGAGAAGGCTACCAATCCaagtgggaaaaagaaaataaagatttTCCAGCCG GTGACTGCAGCCGAGGGGTCTTCTCTCCCAAAGTGCATTGGCCCTGGATGTGAGAGAGATGCCCTCCCTGACACCGTCTACTGTGGGAATGACTGCATACTCAGACACGCCGCAGCCGCCATGAAGACCATTACCATAGATGGAAAAGACTCCAAACAGAAAGAAAGGGGCAAgcctaaaaagaacactaataAATCGCTGCATAAG AGGGGTTCTGGCCCTAAAAGGAGATCCTCTAACCAAGCTGACACTAAGGAATCAGAGTCTCAGACAGATGAGGATGACGATGATGAAGACAAACATGCTGAGGAGCAACCGCCTCCGCCAGCCATGTCATCCTGGTCCAGTGACCATAATTACATTGCAGTAACGCCAGAAAAGACTACACCCTTATCAGCATCTGTGTTAAACAAAGCGT cAGCTATCCAAAAAGACAAAGACAAGGAGGACAATGAAGGAGTCAAACCAGAGAAGGAGACAACATCTGCTGACAAGAAATCTCCTGCTTCAAATGTTGCTCCCAAAGGTGGGAAAAAGTCTCCTGCCTCAAAAGGCATAAAAGGAGCTGCTGCCACCTCTACTCCTACCAAAGGCAAAACAAGTACAGCACCTTTGAGCAGTGCCAGAGACTTGAGGAAACGGCCCCCACCACAATGCAAATTGGGCAAATCCAAGAAGCCAGgacctccaccaccaccaccaattcCTGTCTTATCGCCATCAGGCCCTCCAGGATCTCGGCACCATGCCTCTGGAGCTCTCAGAGTTGCCAAAAGCACCTTTACAATCCCCAAAAAGCAGCCACAGACTGTGCCAAAGGAATCTGCAGAGGCTGGTCCCTCTCCAATTTCTAGAACCCCACCCTCACCAATGTCATCCATTCCGTCCATTCAACATCCAGTGTCTAAACCAACCCAACCTCCACCCCCCTCTGCTCCACCACAGCCACCACCCAACAACCAGATGAGATCCAACATCAGACGGTCACTGACTGATATTCTGTACAAAAG GGTGAGTGACAGTGATGATCTATCCATGTCTGAGAATGAAGTGGGAAAGCTGGCGATCAGCATTGAGAAGGAGATGTTTAGTCTTTATATGAACACTGATAACAAGTACAAGAACAAGTACAGGTCCCTTATGTTCAACCTGAAGGACCCTAAAAACAAG GGCCTGTTCTATCGTGTGGTTGGTAGTGAGATCAGTCCTTTCAGGCTGGTAAGGTTGAGTCCAGAAGAACTTCTTTCCAAGGAGATGTCAGATTGGAGAAAGACTGAGATCTCTGAG GGTCTGGATATAAGTGGGAGATCCCAACCAGGACAGCCCAAAACTGGATCCAGACAAGAAGGTGCACCCCCAGATGTAGACATGGAGGAAGCTCCTCCAATGTCTGATGGAGATGTATGTATGCCTGCCACTTCCCAATCTCCCTGCTTGGCTTCTGCTGCT gacCCCCAGGAGGACACACGTCCTACTTCTGTGCCACACACCTCTATCTCCACTGGGAAGAGCAGTGCAATGCCAGATATCTTCAGTAGTATGCTTAAAGACACTACAGCAGAGCACAGGGCTCATCTGTTTGACCTAAACTGCAAGATCTGTACAG gtcAGAAGTCTGCTGATGACGAACCAccgtccaaaaaaaacaaaatgtctgtCTCTAAAAAGCCAGAGCCACCTGTTAAATCTAAACTAGAGCCACGGTCTTCTAAAGTCCCTGCTGTAGAACCTTCCCAAATGTCGTCTTATTCTGGTGTTGAGACTGCTGTGCCTGATACTATGTCTGTGATGGAAGATCCAAGCAGTGTCTTGACAGTTGTCCAGGCCCCAGTCACTGCAGCTGTACCAGCAGTCTCCTCCGTTACAATAACTCGAAGGGATCCTCGTACTGCAGGTCACCGGTCATCTCTGCCTGTGTCTCAGACTGTTCCTGATATTAGTGTTCCAACAATGCCAGCCAGTATCCCGGTTTCTGAGCCTGTGGTTGTTGAAACAAAGGGTCCATTGCCTATGCCCCCTCCTGCCCCAGCATCGGTACCCAGACCTGTGATGCAAAAACCGCCATCTTCGCAAGATGTGCGGCACTATGGGTCCAATACTGCCAG CAGTGCATCAGAACCCCGTCCTGAGGGTGAAACAGCTTTGTTCTTGTCTGGTCAGGAAATGATGTGGAAAGGGTTGATAAACATGCACACTGTTGCCAAGTTCGTCACGAAAGCCTACATGGTTTCTGGATCATTCGAGCATATTAAGGAG GACTTGCCTGACACCATTCATATTGGTGGAAGAATATCGCCCCACACGGTGTGGGATTATGTGGGAAAGTTGAAGACTTCACTGTCAAAA GAACTCTGTCTCATTCGTTTTCATCCTGCGACTGAAGAGGAGGAGGTGGCGTATGTGTCTCTGTTTTCTTATTTCAGTAGCCGTAAGCGGTTTGGGGTAGTGGCTAACAGTAACAAGCGCATTAAAGACCTCTACCTTATCCCTCTGAGCTCAAAAGACCCACTGCCTGCAAAGCTCCTACCATTTGATGGACCAG GGCTGGAGCCAGCACGTCCCAATCTCCTCTTGGGGTTGTTGATTTGCCAGAAGGACAAGAAGCGTCCTGGAGCCCCTCTGGAGAATGAGGAAAAACGTCCTAAAACTCTAAGGGATGATGAAACAGGCCTTCCAAAACCATCCATTGTTAgtaaatttgaaataaaacagGACAAAGGTCTTCGATCTAGTCTTGATGCCATAAGCACTACTCCCCCAGGCACCCCACCACCCCTCAATGCCTCTGAGTCTTCAAGTTCTGTTGCAACTTCTGTGTTTTCCATCCTCTCTAATGTTAAAGCACCTGACATCACCACTAGCACAGGCAATAATTCTCCATCATCCAATGTCACAGCAGCACCTGCGGTCTCTTCCACACCACTTCAGACTATCCTGAAAACACTTTTTGGTAAGAAGAAACAAGATTCTGATGTCTCGTTgtcaccttcagatcaaaatgctGTAGAGGTCTCTGTGCCTTCTGTGTCTCTGCTAGACCCAATTGTACAGCAGTTTGCAATAAGCAAGGGTAAAGAGGTTGAAGTACAGGATGATAGACCATATGATCCTGAGGAAGAATATGACCCAACTGTTGGCTATGGTACAGAAAAAACCCCTGATACAACAAAAGTATCTGCAGCAATTAAGCCAGCAGAGGTCTCCTCTAGTGTGGTGGATGACATTGCTTATGACCCTGAGGATGACTCTATTTTTGATGATGTTAGGGTTGATCCAGGTGCTAAGAAATTAACTGAGCAGCAGAAAGTGCTTGAAGACAACAAACAAACTGAGGAACCGAAACGGCAGTTAGAGGGTCATAAGGAACCAATTAATCAACAAATACCAGAGACTTTGATTTCTCAGCCTGTTACATCTCTGCTGGCTAACAGTCAGTTGTTGCAGCTTGGTAAAAAGGTTGAGGAATTAGTAGCAAAGAGCTCAGCTGCTCAAATTATTAACCAGAGAAGAGACCCAAGGCAGAGTAGGGATCCTAGACAGGCAGCTGCAAACAGAAGACAGACGTCTGATTCTATAGAGAAAGAGGAGCAATCTCCTGTTACTATAGACACATCTCTACAGCAAGCTGCAGTGATAGAGACACCGTCATCAGAAGCCTGCACaaccacagacacacaaacaacacagctGGACATTACTGTTGATACGTCAGTAGAGCAACCTCCTACAACCACAGACATGCCTCTTTCACAAGTCACTGCCATTTTGGATTCTCAACAAGTGCAGCCTGACATCCTGCAACCAGAATCATCCAAGCCTGCGGAAGAGAGCAAAAGTGAAGTGGTGCCTTTCCTTAATACAGAGAGCACTATTACAGAGAGCACAGAGGTTTCTATTCCATTATTAGGGGACAAGATCGACCCAGAGTTAGTTGAAAGCTATATGGAAAACGAACCAGAGGAACCCAAAATTGAAGATGATCCCATTGAAtctgagagtaaaagttttgagGAGGTTTGGCCTAATTCTGCAAGTATTTTAAAAGCTGATCAAGGTTCATCCAGTGGACAGCCTATTAAGTCCACTGCAACCACATATTACAACATTTCAACAATCAGTACCTCATCATCTGCTTCTATACACTCAGGGATGCCACAAAATGTCATCCATGACAACTCATCTTACATGGATTCTCACAGTTCCCATATACAacacataacaacaacaaacccacCAAACATTCCACCTCCAATGTCTTTTCCTCCCCCTATTGGCCCTCCACCCATTCTTGGTCCACCTCCATTGCAAGGCCCACCACCAATGACTGTTCCACCACCCATGCAtctccctcctccaatgtcaGGGCCACCGCCAATGCCAATTCCCCCAATGCAAGGTCCACCTCCACCCCTCATAGAAAATGATCCCTCTAAGTATCCACCAACCGGATCATATCCGCCTTACCAGAATCAGTGGGGGAGCGGTTCTCAATATGATGCTCCAAGAGGTCCACCCCCTCCTAATTTTGCACCAAGAGGACCACCTTCATTCCAACCAATGGGTCAGAGATGTCCTCCTCCTCAGATATTTGATAATTCTATGAATTCAGTGCCCCCTCAGCATATCAGACCAAGAGGCCCACTACCAGGGCCTCCACCACATGGGCCACCCCCTCCCAACTTTGATGGACAAAGATTTAATGGACCTCCACCTCCTTTTAACTTCTCTGGACCTAGGGGCCCACCTCTGCCATTCCCAGGCCCCCCTCCAAATCACTTTGATAATAGAGCCCACCCACCATCCCACTTCCCAGGACCAAGAGGACCACTTCCCCCTCATAACATTGGGGACCATGGACAGCCATCTAATATTTCAAGAGGACCTGGTGATAAATATGATGATGCTGGAAGCTCATATCATCAGGGAATGGATAAACCCCAAATACCCTCACAAGGGCCTCCTTTTAGGGGACCATCACCAAACCACTTTGATGGAAGAAGAGGACCCCCTGGTCCTACAGGTGATATGTCAGGACAGCGATTTCCACCTGCAATCCAGTTTCGTGGTTCACCTCAACACAGAGGGTCATTTGAGGAACCACGGGGGAGTTCATCTCAAGACTTCGAAAGGCACTGTGGACCATCAGTGCAGCAGTTCGGTGGGCCAAGGGGTCCTCCACCAGGACATTTTGATAAGGAAGCTGTCGGCCAGCCAGCACGATATAGCTATAATGATGATAACCCAAGTGATGTTAGACCTGTTCGTGGGCCTCTGCTTCCAACACCTCCTGATGGTCCCATCCCAGTACAGGGTCGTGTAGGTGGACACAGTCCAGACACCCACCGTGATGACCACTGGAGGCGGCACTCCCCTGAAATGAGGCGGCGAAGCTGCTCCACTAGAGATGGTTCAGAGCCTCACAACCGTCCAAGTAGGTTTGATGGTGGGTCTCGTGACAGAGATGGCCCTTCACGATTGTCTGAAGAGAGGCAGCGTGATTTGTCTGAAGAtaggaggagggagagagatcGAGAAGGTGCTCATGGTGGAAGATCATGGGGCTGGAACAGGGAACATGAATGGGACAGAGGCAGAGAAAGGGATCGTGAAAGAGACCggagcagagaaagagagagggagcggGGTCGCAGCCGGGAAAGGGAAAAGGAGCATAGCAGAGAGAGGGATCGCAGTAGGGGCAGAGAATCTGAGCGATACAGAGATGGAGATGGAGACAAAAGGAGAGACCGGGATGGAGATGGAGACAAGAGGAGGGACCGGGATGGAGATGCAGATAAGAGGAGAGACCGGGATGGAGATGGGGACAAGAGGAGGGACCGGGATGGAGATGGGGACAAGAGGAGGGACCGGGATGGAGATGGAGACAAGAGGAGGGACCGGGATGGAGATGGAGACAAGAGGAGGGACCGGGATGGAGATGCAGACAAGAAGAGAGACCGGGATGGAGAAGGAGACAAGAGGAGAGACCGGGATCGAGATAGAGACCGAGGCagggagagagagcaggacagaaaAGACCATGATCGAGATCGAGCCAAGAACAGAGACCGAGAAAGAGATCGTGACCGAGATCGTGACAGCAGGGACAGGAGAAGAGAACGCTCAAGGAGTCGTGAACGAGAACGTGGAAAAGACCGTGACAGAAGAGATCGGGATAAAGATAGAGGAAAggagaaagacagagacagacgGGACAGGAGCAGgagcaaagaaaaaaataattacaaaagagAAAGATCTGACAACTGGAGGGCAAAGTCTACAGAGTCTGAAACTGCATCATGA